One segment of Solanum stenotomum isolate F172 chromosome 1, ASM1918654v1, whole genome shotgun sequence DNA contains the following:
- the LOC125866917 gene encoding protein FAR1-RELATED SEQUENCE 5 has protein sequence MDNEVIEFDIGLGGGGGSEDGDGDDVLDEENVANCSPVIDGNVATVRSYSPQGDLDLEPYEGMEFESEEAAKAFYNSYARRVGFSTRVSSSRRSRKDGAIIQRSFVCAKEGFRNLNEKRTKDREIKRPRTVTRVGCKAALSVKIQDSGMWVVSNFVKEHNHELVPPDQVHCLRSHRQISGPAKTLIDTLQAAGMGPRRIMSALIKEYGGISKVGFTEVDCRNYMRNNRQRSLEGDIQLLLDYLKQVNIQNPGFFYAVQGDEGQCTGNVFWADSKARANYNYFGDTVTFDTTYRSNRYRLPFAPFTGVNHHGQPVLFGCAFLINESEASFIWLFKTWLAAMSGQPPLSMTTDHDAVIRSAIMQVFPETRHRFCKWHIFKKCQEKLSHVFLEHPNFEADFHKCVNLTESTEEFESCWLSLVDKYELRDHDWLQVIYLDRRQWVQVYLRDAFFAEMSITQRSDSMNSYFDGYVNASTNLNQFFKLYEKAVESRTEKEVKADYDTMNTFPVLKTPSPMEKQASEVYTKKLFMRFQEELVATLTFMANKVEDDGLVTTYQVAKFGDDHSAYYVRFNVLEMKATCSCQMFEFSGLLCRHVLAVFRVTNVLTLPSHYILKRWSRSAKSSVALEDRVADVINYYLESHTVRYNMLRHEAFKFVEEGGETVDSYTVAMAALEEASKKIFLAVKHDGRISLVNGHCRENLTRNGVHANYNSEDEQRSLACPLSEDDMDTKIQELSYQLDCANQNCEVYRANLYSVLKDIDDHKQQLSINVQSIKLSLKDGL, from the exons ATGGATAATGAGGTAATCGAGTTTGATATAGGCTTAGGAGGTGGAGGTGGGAGCGAGGACGGGGATGGAGATGATGTTCTTGACGAGGAGAATGTCGCCAACTGTTCTCCTGTTATTGATGGAAATGTTGCAACAGTTCGAAGTTACTCTCCTCAAGGGGACCTCGATCTTGAACCATATGAGGGCATGGAATTTGAATCTGAGGAGGCTGCCAAGGCGTTTTATAACTCCTACGCACGCCGTGTTGGCTTCAGCACCCGCGTCAGCTCCTCCCGTCGGTCCAGGAAGGATGGAGCCATCATTCAAAGGTCGTTTGTCTGTGCCAAAGAAGGATTCCGCAATTTGAATGAGAAACGTACCAAGGATAGAGAAATTAAGCGACCACGTACTGTCACCCGGGTTGGCTGCAAGGCCGCTCTATCTGTCAAGATACAGGACTCTGGTATGTGGGTGGTCTCTAACTTTGTCAAGGAGCACAATCACGAGCTGGTTCCCCCTGATCAGGTCCACTGTCTCCGTTCCCATCGTCAAATTTCTGGTCCTGCCAAAACCCTAATAGATACCTTGCAGGCTGCTGGTATGGGTCCCCGCAGGATTATGTCTGCCCTCATTAAAGAGTATGGTGGTATTAGCAAAGTTGGTTTCACAGAGGTAGATTGTCGTAATTACATGCGGAACAACCGCCAAAGGAGCTTGGAAGGAGACATACAGCTCCTCTTAGACTACCTGAAACAAGTGAATATCCAGAACCCTGGATTCTTCTATGCAGTTCAGGGTGATGAGGGCCAGTGCACAGGGAATGTCTTCTGGGCTGACTCTAAGGCAAGAGCAAATTATAACTATTTTGGTGATACTGTTACATTTGATACAACTTATAGGTCAAATAGGTACCGGTTACCCTTTGCACCCTTTACTGGAGTAAATCATCATGGACAACCTGTTCTCTTTGGATGTGCTTTCCTAATAAATGAATCAGAAGCCTCATTCATATGGCTTTTTAAGACATGGCTTGCAGCTATGTCTGGTCAACCTCCCTTGTCAATGACAACAGACCATGATGCTGTGATTAGGTCTGCCATCATGCAGGTTTTCCCTGAGACCCGTCACCGTTTCTGCAAATGGCACATCTTCAAGAAATGCCAGGAAAAGTTGTCACATGTCTTCCTTGAGCACCCAAATTTTGAAGCAGACTTCCACAAATGTGTCAATTTGACAGAGTCTACTGAGGAATTTGAATCCTGTTGGCTTTCTCTTGTTGACAAGTATGAGCTCAGGGATCATGACTGGCTTCAAGTGATATACTTAGATCGCAGACAATGGGTGCAAGTATATCTCCGTGATGCTTTTTTTGCAGAAATGTCCATAACTCAGCGTAGTGATAGCATGAACTCATATTTTGATGGTTATGTGAATGCGTCAACTAATCTAAATCAATTCTTCAAATTGTATGAGAAAGCTGTGGAGAGCCGTACTGAGAAAGAAGTCAAAGCTGATTATGATACGATGAATACATTTCCAGTTTTGAAGACCCCTTCTCCAATGGAGAAGCAAGCATCCGAGGTTTACACGAAAAAGTTATTTATGAGATTTCAGGAGGAGTTGGTTGCCACTCTAACTTTCATGGCGAACAAAGTTGAGGATGATGGACTAGTTACCACTTATCAAGTTGCTAAATTTGGGGATGACCACAGTGCTTACTATGTAAGATTTAATGTTTTAGAAATGAAAGCTACTTGTAGCTGCCAGATGTTTGAGTTCTCAGGACTTCTTTGTCGACACGTTTTAGCAGTGTTCAGAGTGACAAATGTTCTGACTCTTCCTTCTCATTACATCCTCAAACGATGGAGCCGAAGTGCAAAGAGCAGTGTTGCATTGGAAGACCGTGTTGCTGATGTAATCAATTATTATTTGGAATCACATACTGTTCGATATAATATGCTGAGACATGAAGCGTTTAAGTTTGTGGAGGAAGGGGGAGAGACTGTTGATTCTTATACTGTGGCAATGGCTGCTCTGGAGGAGGCTTCAAAGAAGATTTTCCTAGCAGTAAAGCATGATGGGAGGATATCTTTAGTAAATGGACATTGTCGAGAAAACTTGACTAGAAATGGGGTCCATGCAAATTACAACAGTGAGGATGAACAAAGAAGTCTCGCATGTCCACTCTCTGAG GATGACATGGATACGAAGATCCAGGAGCTTTCTTATCAACTGGATTGTGCCAATCAGAATTGTGAAGTTTATCGTGCAAATCTTTATTCAGTTTTGAAGGATATAGATGACCATAAGCAACAACTATCAATTAATGTCCAAAGTATTAAGCTTAGCTTGAAGGATGGTCTCTGA